In Hallerella succinigenes, the following are encoded in one genomic region:
- a CDS encoding Sau3AI family type II restriction endonuclease, with amino-acid sequence MALSYQYNKQSKKDILRHAKALEKCQIGDVYALELNGKKRQDRLEMYAERNIMGWIDKNGGIHKGDKGLIGFLVQDIYFDEPKDNKSTSDLNEAGVELKVSPLIKKPRAGLKVKERLVLGMINKEEKLPDVFRDSHIYEKCKLMMLVYYVDESNQNVTPFKFPFYKSAYVKIPEADMAMIEQDYRYIRDCVNKKKYDELHERNAYYLSPCPKNNRRAFSLKLSYMNRLFSEYINKDILLYNPEKKSKIVPFFGSIIRNPKDLKRESFETIVQGRFNRYKGKTVRQIRQSIMKSNDFKKWNQKNTVDKAEFARTTMAMLGVETDQAEEFVKAGIYVKTLRVNKNGTMNENISFSAFDFSDLLEEKWKESTVYEEMVNRKFLWSVFKENEKGEYVFHGAIFWSMPQDDEKIIKKGWEDIRDIIRAGIKFVKDVNDDGSPILTTRGKNRILNNFPDSRNTDKNRKEYRLCPSPKPYNRIISIRPHASLVYYDLKSIGYKDTGNPRCNGSCLPNGDVMTKQCFWFNNEYILEQIKEIL; translated from the coding sequence ATGGCTTTATCATATCAATACAACAAACAATCAAAAAAAGACATCTTGCGTCATGCAAAAGCATTAGAGAAATGTCAAATTGGCGATGTGTATGCGCTTGAACTTAATGGTAAAAAACGCCAAGATCGACTGGAAATGTACGCCGAAAGAAATATAATGGGATGGATTGACAAAAATGGCGGCATACATAAAGGAGACAAAGGACTTATTGGCTTTTTGGTTCAAGACATTTATTTTGATGAACCCAAAGATAATAAGTCAACATCCGACTTAAACGAAGCGGGTGTTGAATTAAAAGTAAGCCCGTTAATAAAAAAGCCCCGAGCGGGATTAAAAGTAAAAGAAAGACTTGTTTTAGGGATGATTAATAAAGAAGAAAAACTGCCCGATGTTTTTCGCGATTCCCATATTTACGAAAAATGCAAATTAATGATGTTGGTGTACTATGTAGATGAATCTAATCAGAATGTAACACCATTTAAGTTTCCGTTTTACAAATCGGCATATGTAAAGATTCCAGAAGCGGATATGGCGATGATTGAACAAGATTACAGGTATATCAGAGATTGCGTAAATAAGAAAAAATATGATGAATTGCACGAACGCAACGCATATTATTTGTCGCCATGCCCTAAAAATAATAGACGTGCATTTTCGTTAAAATTATCGTATATGAATCGGTTGTTTAGTGAATATATTAATAAAGATATATTACTATATAACCCTGAAAAAAAATCGAAAATTGTTCCCTTTTTTGGATCAATAATAAGGAATCCCAAAGATTTAAAAAGGGAATCTTTTGAAACAATTGTTCAAGGACGGTTTAATCGCTATAAAGGAAAAACTGTAAGGCAGATTAGACAATCGATAATGAAGTCCAATGATTTTAAAAAGTGGAATCAAAAAAATACAGTTGACAAAGCCGAATTTGCACGTACAACAATGGCCATGCTTGGTGTTGAAACAGACCAAGCAGAAGAATTTGTGAAAGCAGGTATATATGTCAAGACCCTGCGTGTCAACAAAAATGGAACAATGAACGAAAATATCTCATTTTCGGCATTTGATTTCTCTGATTTACTTGAAGAAAAATGGAAAGAATCAACTGTTTATGAGGAAATGGTAAATCGCAAATTTTTGTGGTCGGTTTTTAAAGAGAATGAAAAGGGTGAATATGTTTTTCATGGAGCTATTTTTTGGTCCATGCCTCAAGATGATGAAAAAATAATAAAGAAGGGTTGGGAAGACATAAGAGACATAATTCGAGCTGGAATAAAATTTGTAAAAGATGTAAATGATGATGGTTCACCAATATTGACTACAAGGGGAAAGAATCGAATTTTAAATAATTTCCCCGATTCACGAAATACAGACAAGAATCGTAAAGAATATAGGTTGTGCCCATCTCCAAAGCCTTACAACCGTATTATTTCCATTCGTCCTCATGCATCATTAGTGTATTATGATTTAAAATCTATTGGATATAAAGATACAGGCAATCCCCGGTGCAATGGAAGTTGTTTGCCTAATGGTGATGTTATGACAAAGCAGTGCTTTTGGTTCAACAATGAATATATTTTAGAACAAATAAAAGAGATTCTTTAA
- the dcm gene encoding DNA (cytosine-5-)-methyltransferase codes for MFKYPKPAKIVDQNLCEPIAKYCASAAQCNLFNNAVQTKSTDIRVIELFAGVGGFRIGLEHASQRYKTVWNSQWEPSTKTQDASAIYQKRFGIEGHSNVDIATVPVEDIRPGNLLVGGFPCQDYSVASTLKRSGGIEGKKGVLWWQIHRILRDSKNPPKYLFLENVDRLLKSPVKQRGRDFAIILASLSDLGYSVEWRVVNAADYGMPQRRRRTYIVAYKDGTKLAKASSKAAAEEWILNEGILAQALKCKLSEKAKKNEFEIEGDLVKVTEEFNKGQKNSPFFTAGFMSNRKVCTFDVVADYSGKRLTLGELLIDEKDVPEEFFIDEKELPKWEYLKGGKSEKRKTAEGFEYNYSEGPMAFPDFLDKPSRTIITGEGGKGPSRFKHVIMTKSGRYRRLVPIELERLNMFPDNHTEGASNLRRAFLMGNALVTGIVEDVGRVLEKWI; via the coding sequence ATGTTCAAATACCCGAAACCCGCAAAAATTGTTGACCAGAACCTTTGTGAACCTATTGCCAAGTATTGTGCCAGTGCGGCTCAATGCAATCTTTTCAATAATGCTGTTCAGACGAAATCAACCGATATTCGCGTCATTGAGCTGTTTGCCGGGGTTGGCGGTTTCCGCATAGGGCTTGAACACGCCTCGCAAAGGTACAAGACGGTCTGGAATAGCCAGTGGGAGCCTTCTACCAAGACGCAAGATGCTTCTGCAATTTATCAGAAACGTTTTGGAATTGAGGGGCATTCCAATGTTGACATTGCGACTGTTCCAGTTGAAGATATTAGGCCGGGCAATTTGCTTGTCGGCGGTTTCCCCTGTCAAGATTACTCTGTTGCATCAACTTTGAAGCGCTCGGGTGGCATCGAAGGTAAAAAGGGCGTTCTTTGGTGGCAAATTCACCGCATTCTTCGCGATAGCAAGAACCCGCCGAAATACCTCTTCCTCGAGAATGTCGATCGTCTTTTGAAATCGCCTGTCAAACAACGCGGTCGCGATTTTGCAATTATTTTGGCTTCGCTTTCAGATCTTGGATATTCTGTGGAATGGCGTGTCGTCAATGCTGCTGACTATGGCATGCCGCAACGTCGTCGCAGAACATACATTGTCGCCTATAAGGATGGTACGAAACTCGCAAAAGCAAGTTCAAAAGCCGCTGCCGAAGAATGGATTTTGAATGAAGGAATCCTTGCTCAGGCGCTAAAGTGCAAACTTTCCGAAAAAGCGAAGAAAAATGAATTTGAAATTGAAGGCGACTTGGTTAAAGTCACGGAAGAATTCAATAAAGGTCAGAAAAATTCTCCGTTCTTCACTGCGGGTTTCATGAGCAATCGCAAAGTCTGTACTTTTGATGTCGTCGCAGACTATTCTGGAAAGAGGCTGACTCTTGGTGAATTGCTTATTGACGAAAAAGATGTTCCCGAAGAATTCTTTATCGATGAGAAGGAATTGCCTAAGTGGGAATATTTGAAAGGCGGAAAATCTGAAAAAAGAAAAACCGCAGAAGGCTTTGAATACAATTACAGCGAAGGCCCGATGGCGTTCCCTGATTTCTTGGACAAACCTTCTCGCACGATTATCACTGGCGAAGGCGGCAAGGGACCATCTCGCTTCAAGCATGTTATCATGACAAAATCCGGTCGCTATCGCAGACTCGTTCCTATCGAATTGGAGCGTTTGAATATGTTCCCCGATAACCACACGGAAGGAGCCAGCAATCTTCGACGCGCCTTCCTGATGGGTAATGCTCTTGTGACCGGTATTGTCGAAGATGTTGGTCGAGTTTTAGAAAAGTGGATTTAA
- a CDS encoding YecA family protein, whose product MNAASYINDFYEAIKTHNEFFPEEPLDLDCYRRFSEAPVTERDVDYVSELANRYIYTVIDACEKTVGKAGYTSTCHFMADIHRRFLIEKGIKPEEVSLTVGEVYFQQKPMYNTSKSIIKQVIDDSSLPLQLHCWVTYKNRYIIDPALQFNLVKRQIFKESDLSDNNLVLALGEDYSSLTYPWSKPDGLKETLGVNEMLQYEPMLVDNEFFFRTQEIPNEYLALTQEFKCLDAKAREYIDESKRIVSDKINYLKMMSDSYKKAIARRNLGRNDPCWCGSGLKFKKCHGKN is encoded by the coding sequence ATGAATGCCGCGTCATATATAAATGATTTTTATGAGGCCATTAAAACACATAACGAGTTCTTTCCTGAAGAACCTCTAGATTTAGATTGTTATAGGAGATTTTCTGAGGCTCCTGTGACGGAACGTGATGTTGATTATGTTTCCGAATTAGCGAATCGATACATCTATACAGTTATTGACGCATGTGAGAAAACCGTCGGAAAGGCCGGTTATACAAGCACTTGCCATTTCATGGCCGATATTCACCGAAGATTTCTTATTGAGAAAGGAATAAAGCCAGAGGAAGTCTCTTTGACCGTCGGGGAAGTCTATTTTCAACAGAAACCGATGTACAATACATCAAAATCTATCATAAAACAAGTGATAGATGATTCAAGTCTTCCATTGCAACTACATTGCTGGGTGACATACAAAAACCGTTATATCATTGATCCCGCTCTTCAATTCAATTTGGTGAAGCGGCAGATATTCAAGGAATCGGATTTATCGGACAATAATTTAGTCCTTGCATTAGGAGAAGACTATAGTAGTTTGACATATCCATGGTCAAAACCAGATGGTTTAAAAGAAACATTGGGTGTTAATGAAATGCTTCAATACGAACCAATGTTGGTTGACAATGAGTTTTTCTTTAGAACTCAAGAAATTCCTAATGAGTATCTTGCTTTGACTCAGGAATTCAAATGCTTGGACGCAAAGGCGAGGGAATATATTGATGAATCAAAGCGAATTGTATCGGATAAGATAAATTACTTAAAAATGATGAGTGATTCATATAAAAAAGCAATTGCGCGAAGAAATCTTGGTAGAAACGACCCTTGTTGGTGTGGCTCTGGCTTGAAATTCAAGAAGTGCCATGGTAAAAATTGA